A region from the Streptomyces sp. 3214.6 genome encodes:
- a CDS encoding sortase, whose translation MTVAVSLTLPRVRSVTAVRHLARGGLLALAALLLGITAQLLLVSGAQEHSAQHAAFDELRGQLALGTAPVAQTDQQGRLLAPGTPVALVAVPRLGMSQVVLEGTDSTVLTDGPGHRRDTPLPGQAGTSVLMGRAAAYGGPFGRLSSLTEGDRFTVTTGQGRATYQVLDLRRAGDPAPAPPAAGRGRLVLVTATGPRFMPAGVLRVDADLVSAPFQTPAAVIRSGTLPGSEEPLARPAGVPWPLVMWLQALLLASVAAVWAWHRWGRHQTWIVFAPVVAVLGLQVATRTTELLPNLL comes from the coding sequence GTGACGGTCGCCGTATCCCTGACGCTCCCCCGCGTCCGCAGCGTCACCGCCGTCCGCCACCTCGCACGCGGCGGCCTGCTCGCCCTCGCCGCCCTGCTGCTCGGCATCACCGCGCAGCTGCTGCTGGTCAGCGGCGCGCAGGAACACTCCGCGCAACACGCGGCGTTCGACGAGCTGCGCGGCCAACTCGCCCTCGGCACCGCCCCGGTGGCCCAGACCGACCAACAGGGCCGGCTGCTCGCGCCGGGCACGCCCGTCGCGCTCGTCGCTGTCCCCAGGCTGGGGATGAGCCAGGTGGTTCTCGAAGGCACGGACTCGACCGTCCTCACCGACGGCCCCGGCCACCGCCGGGACACCCCGCTGCCCGGCCAGGCCGGCACCAGCGTGCTGATGGGCCGCGCCGCCGCCTACGGCGGTCCCTTCGGCCGACTCTCCTCCCTCACGGAGGGCGACCGGTTCACCGTCACCACCGGCCAGGGCAGGGCCACGTACCAGGTCCTCGACCTGCGACGGGCCGGTGACCCGGCGCCCGCACCGCCGGCCGCCGGCCGGGGCCGGCTGGTCCTGGTCACCGCGACCGGCCCGCGTTTCATGCCGGCCGGCGTCCTGCGCGTGGACGCCGACCTGGTCTCCGCGCCCTTCCAGACCCCGGCCGCGGTCATCCGCTCCGGCACACTCCCCGGCTCCGAGGAGCCCCTGGCCCGCCCCGCAGGAGTCCCGTGGCCGCTGGTGATGTGGCTGCAGGCGCTCCTCCTCGCGTCCGTGGCCGCCGTCTGGGCCTGGCACCGGTGGGGCCGTCACCAGACCTGGATCGTGTTCGCCCCGGTCGTCGCCGTCCTGGGCCTCCAGGTCGCCACCCGCACCACCGAACTCCTGCCCAACCTGCTGTGA
- the pstB gene encoding phosphate ABC transporter ATP-binding protein PstB: protein MTSAAAPAALEARAVSAWFGAHQVLSRVSLRMPAGEVTALIGPSGCGKSTFLRTLNRMHELIPAARFGGEVLFDGEDIYDPAWRLTDARRRIGMVFQKPNPFPAMSIYDNVVAGLRLTGARANRHEKDALVEESLSRAGLWKEVKDRLRRPGGALSGGQQQRLCIARALAVRPRVLLMDEPCSALDPTSTRRVEETVQELAGQVTVVIVTHNMQQAARVSQQCAFFLAEQGAPGGIVEAGPTADVFGAPRDPRTADYVAGRFG, encoded by the coding sequence GTGACCTCCGCCGCCGCCCCCGCCGCCCTCGAAGCCCGGGCCGTCTCCGCCTGGTTCGGCGCCCACCAGGTGCTCAGCCGGGTCTCGCTGAGGATGCCCGCGGGTGAGGTCACCGCCCTCATCGGCCCCTCGGGCTGCGGCAAGTCGACGTTCCTGCGCACCCTGAACCGAATGCACGAGCTGATCCCGGCCGCCCGCTTCGGCGGCGAGGTGCTCTTCGACGGCGAGGACATCTACGACCCGGCGTGGCGGCTGACGGACGCCCGCCGCCGTATCGGCATGGTCTTCCAGAAGCCGAACCCGTTCCCCGCCATGTCGATCTACGACAACGTCGTCGCGGGACTGCGCCTGACGGGAGCGCGCGCGAACCGGCACGAGAAGGACGCCCTGGTGGAGGAGTCCCTGTCCCGGGCCGGCCTGTGGAAGGAGGTCAAGGACCGCCTCCGCCGGCCGGGCGGCGCCCTGTCCGGCGGCCAGCAGCAGCGCCTGTGCATCGCGCGGGCGCTGGCCGTCCGCCCCCGGGTGCTGCTGATGGACGAACCCTGCTCGGCTCTCGACCCCACCTCGACGCGCCGCGTCGAGGAGACCGTCCAGGAACTGGCCGGGCAGGTGACGGTCGTGATCGTCACCCACAACATGCAGCAGGCCGCCCGCGTCTCCCAGCAGTGCGCCTTCTTCCTCGCCGAACAGGGCGCCCCCGGAGGCATCGTCGAGGCGGGCCCCACGGCCGACGTCTTCGGCGCCCCGCGCGACCCGCGGACCGCGGACTACGTGGCAGGCCGCTTCGGCTGA